GAAAGAGTACTTGAAAAGTGTCACTTCTCTGTTGTGTCAAGTAAATTCACTTGCAGTAGATCAAGAACAGACCTTGTAGCCTGCATGTGAGCTTGTCAGTGATGATTTCTGTAGAGAACAGTCTATGTTGATCTACAACAGACAGCCAATGGTGACAATGTCACAGTGTTTCTATGAAATTATGGGATGTCTCTGTCATTGTTTCTTGTTAAtattgcaaaacatttcattttctaaGGAACAATttacttttactattttacaatgGTAAACTGTATGTTaaccgtttgtgtgtgtgggatCTGTGTAAATTTTCTTATGTAGAGTTGTGCTGGGATGGATACGGATAATGACTAAATTGGAGTGCTTTGTTGGGATTAATCTAATGAATTAAAAACAAGACCAAATTTCTAGGTACATTTCTGTaggtaattatgatttttttttctcacatgtatgcacacacacacacacacacacaggtttgttGTGGATCAACATGGTTCATTACAATTGTGACAGTGTAAAATTTTAGTACAAATTATTTGCTAGTTCTATATAAACACAACATAAAGATGAGAtttaggaagagaaaagaaaaaaatcaccagAAAGCTCCAATTGGAAGTGGATTAAAAGATCCTGATCTTAGataaaatattgggtcatcccataaataatgcagtttttcatacttctttttatttttcaaaattaagataaagtttgtttttaatctaaaatactaaaatatactctccttcattttctacaatgccttttcatttatctggtagacttgcaaggaccCTCTTTCAAAATTACTTGTCTTTGACAAAAAATTCTCCTCCACTATTGTTCTGactttgtctacagaattcatattttttccgtccaagtGATTTTGAATACTACagtataaatgataatcagatgggacaatgtctggtgaatatggtgggtgaggacattgtttctcattcaaactgttccagcctttgaAATGTCATTCTTGtggtatgtggctgagcattaacctgaaggaagaacacctttcatcttgaaaccaaaaatggtaatttttcttctagtgctgactcgaatgaccaaatccaattGGATTtggttgaatgatcaaatccaagcttccctgctagttcctcaacagttatgaagggattttgttccaccagggtttgtaggacatcctcattgagctctacagatcttccaggacaaggttcatcttctaggctgtagtttctggctcagaatttctggaaccacagcTGAGACTGGCTTACACTTTCACACTTTACAttctgttgttgcctttatttaactcataaagcaaaatatgccaaatatgctcctttgtcacttccattatagctttgaaaaaataactgttaaaatcgaattgcactcttcaaaacttgcactaaaaatAAGGACATGGTAAACTTACTGCCTGCTTATAAAGCAAGTTGATGCTGGTAGTTCATcccatccccctctgacttttagttcatgcaacagAAAAAAACCGCATTACTTATGAGAtgacacaataaataaataaataaataaatagaatttcttAAGATTTGAGGATTTTACtaaagttaaaattaattttttccagacatcgtacaaaataaataaaacccctCAAAGTTTGCAGATTTTAGTGGGTTATTATATCGTTTATCTTTCATAAATCCTACAACAggattataaaatgaaaatgatgcaaggaaaaaatattttccagacatttatctgttatttctagcatatgaagTTTTCTGGTGAGGGCTTGATATTTTTTTGTCTGCTGTTTGAAAAGAAATCTATACATGAACAAATGAACATAtccaatatgtaaaatatttggaGTTTTGTGCCATTGGAAAACGGGAGTGGGTGGGGAGGGATGACATAGGCTGTTTtgtaagaaaatttgaaatttaaaaaaacaaatttttccaGATTTGTAATCGCCATATTTTTCTATGTGTAGTTAAAAAAGCAATTCAAAAGTggtgaaaaatgaaataacaaatggGGTGAGGGAGGAGGaaatgaaaattctgaaaatggtTTTTTTTGGCAAAATCAATCTCTGATACTGAAAACATAGAAAtctaaagaaaacgaaaaatgaaAATGGAGGTGGGGTCAGGGTGATAATACCTGACTGCCAACAAATTCCCAttataagaaaaagagaatgaagtcaataaattaaagaattagtAGAGTAGTGTTAGCTGAAAATTTAATAAGCTGAGTGCTAAGCACATGTACATCCTGTACATGACACATGATGACAAGGAGAGattaaattctttgaaatattttatcttaataaaaattaataaaattcataATCAGAAAAATTTTCTCTCAGAACTCATCTAGAAAATTTAGGCATTGAAACTTCCCATCTaataaattcttaatttcttgCCCATATAAAAAATGGTTgcatgttaagaagtttgcttcccaattacatggctctgggttcagccttgtgagtagatttggtaaatggaaactgtgtgtgtgtgtctttgtgaatatgtttgtcctccaacacctCTTGgcaacttgtgttggtttgtttatctcaGCAAAAGCTGAtagaataccaggcttaaaaaaaactggggttgattcactcaactaaaaactcttcaaggctgcagtctaatgactgaaacaagtaaaagataaaagattattttatccTACCAAGTCTGTAATGCtaattaatagtaattaataCTCAGAATTTATTCTAATATTACATCAATAATACTTTTAAACTAACAAAAAAGCAGTGAAATTAATCCAACCCATGAACAACTGATAAAATGAAAGTTTTTCAGTAGATTTCAGAATTGAGCAGGAAATAgaccaaattaaaaataaaatattcaatggtTTTCTAAAGAAGCATGGTGTTTGTTTACCTCAAAAACCAACTAAACAATGGATTGCAAACATTTCCGGTAAAAATCTTACCTCAAACAACATCTTCATCATTCGTGGCGGAATAAGATTATCAGTTAGTCCTGATAAATACATAACTGGAACCGTGATCTTTGGTACACGTTTTATGGAGGGAAACTGTGAATGTAAGcaaaaagatagaaatataaactTTTGCAAACTTTTCCAATTACAAAAGTGTTGGTAGAGGAAgtcatatattctgtatattgtCAAAATATTAACTGAAGCTACAGTCCAAATTGCTATAGAATAATTTTGAACTGGTACTCCACAATTTGTTCGCAAAAGGAAAGGTAAATATTAGAATCCAAGGAAATTAATCATGATctgtatatatgaaagaaatatttacaatgcTATGTGTGAAATGTGAATTCTTTATTTAGAACTGTTTACAATTAACCATATTAGAAACTAAAATCTATAATAATTTGCACATATttttcaatcatatatacatatatatattgaattgaaaAGCTCTCTATATAAAAAATTGCACTGATTTGTAACAACTTCGTTTTTCTAAATGTTTAAGGCAGTTCAAAGTTAATTTTGGAGGGAAGAATATTTCagtgatatttaatatattttactgctTGTGACTGAAGAGTGCAAGAATGATTACATCTGAGTAGTAAAATATGccaattttcaaataaatttttataaaaaaatatctaattttcataaatgtaaatataatgtaGTATCTAAATGTAGGTGAAAAGGGCTAGATCTCGCTATAAAATAGCTAAAATTATTATACTAGCTACTACACTACACTATAACTGTAATGTCCATTCTACTAATATACACATTTCATATGCACTATATTGCTAAAATATAGTGCATATTCTTTAGAGGGTAGTGTTGGAAGGTTAGAAAACTTTTTTTGGAAACAAAAGTATTCCTTGTTTTCGCTGTCTTTCTGCAGAAAGCAGACTGCTTGAGATGTATAAGTAGTATAATAGTATACATCAGTGAATGCAGGGGAATGAGTTGAATatgatatattgattattcaacaTTACACATAAGCACAAGCAAGTCATGACAGTTGTTGAACATTGCACTTGAGTCTGAGTGAGTTGAAACAAGTAGCTGGTCATCAAAAGTACTGGAAAATGTATgcaagaaaaaataattacactGTTTTGCTGATGTAATATGAAGGGATGTTACATGTTGGAGGGAAAAGGTGTAATGAGCTAGAGATGGAAAATACTTATAATAGAGGTAGATCAAGGAAATCTTGAATAAAAATGATAGGATCAAGGTGAAAAGACACATTGTATATTGAAGATTCTTTCAATCCATatcaaaaatgaaagtaaaaaaagtgATGCTTTGATCATAGTGTTGGTGATCTTTCAAACTAGTAAAGTAAAATATCTCAAACTTTTAATATAAACTAACACAAAACAGATTATTTTTAACATAACAAAAACTTATTTCATGAAccaaaaaatttaaatttcataacactgaagatgttgaatctttcaaaaagcaaaaaaatttaaaataattttacatgaaCTTTCAACATAACATGCATAGAATCAGGTATTTTAGAACAGGGATTTTCAACTTTCcacattttatattcaatattgtaaaatttcttttattaaataaagTGTGTTTGTTATGAACAAAAAAGTGATTTGCATTATGGAGGATTAACGTtaatagcatataaaaaaaataacttacttGATTTTTAAAGCACCAATATGGTAAAAGCCCAATTATAGGTATGCCAATAACAACAGCTCCAATTTCTGGCAGTGATGTAAAAGTATTCTCTATAAATACTGAGTGTATATGTTGGCTGTAGTAAGGATGAGAAGCAAGATATATAGCCACAGCACCTCCAAGTGAACGTCCAAAAACTACAATTTTATCTCGTGATATCTGTGAATGTCGTAAAAGAAAGTCCATAGCAACTTCAGCATCTTGAtataaaccttaaaaaaaaaaagtaattttaaatgAACTttcaacatatgcatgcatatgactacacatatatacattatcatcatcatttaacattcaattttccatgcttgcatggattagacAGAATCTTTTGAAGTAGATTTTGAATAACAGGCTATCTATCTCAGTGTCAATCCTTGCCTTTTCCAATTAAGATTATATTACCCTATCACAAGACATGTTTTCACTGAAGACTGAAAATGAGGACCACTGCTTACATGGCAAtgtcactcatttacaactatcatgtgatgtcaaggcaagcagacaataatacatacatatacatctatacacacagtgACTTGTGACATGTTGGCATTATTGTAGTGTGTTGTATTATTTGGTAAAAGTGTCAGAAAAAGTACATTAGAAAATGACTTGCAGAACTGAGTATGCAATGTTTTATAGGCCTCTTCTTCAGCCTAAAGCTGactggaaagaaataaagataacagTGTTTTACATCCTCAGTATTTGGGAGACTGGCAGTAACTAATAACTGATTTGAGCTTGCATAGTAGGAGAGGGAAGCTAGATAAGAGAATGagaaacagagaaatagaaaaaggaaatgtGTGATTGTGAGGTGGATGGGATAATTGAAGTAAGATGGGAACTGAAGGATAAAAATGGGATTACTGAAATAAGAAATgtagaaatagaaggaaaaacaATGTTTTAAACCTGTTAGTGACATGGTACCAAGTTTGAATATGGAACATTTTTCCTTCCATTTCCTTGAGAGTGTGGATCCATAATGTGCAGAGATGCTGCACACTGATAAATGGGTAATCAAATAGCCAGTTTGTGTTGAAGTGGGTGGCAACAGGTTGGCATGGCCTACATAGTTGTGCACTTCAAATTGCTCCCAAGTGCAATTGATGAAGTGAAAATCAATTTTCCCAACTGAAAGTATGATGCAATACATGGCACTACATTTACAATATCACAACCATCATTAGGTTCAGGTCACAGAATCACATTACTGAAAACTTCTCATCAAACTTTGTAGCAGGATAATAAAGGAGGATAAAGTAAGAAGAGatgaacagatatatatgtgaaaaGGTGGTAGTAGACACTATAAATGGAGGGAGTATGAAAATGAACACAAGTAAAGAAGAGGATTGGTATCAAGGGCATTTGGGAAAGGGAGTTACAGAATGGAAAGGTGACAAGGTGGGTTCCATGGCATTAGTCTAGTGTTATCTTATAATGATGCATATAGAGGGGAGATGTGAGAAAAAACAACAAGGAAGAGAGAAATCTTGAGAGAGTCATTGAAGGAAAGATAGAAGTAAGATGCATCAGGTTAGACCAGAAGGTAGGAGATGAGTAGAGGGGTGcatgttgaggaggaggagggggagtagAAGCTGTGAGCAGCAgacttagaaaaacaaaaaacaaaaacaagacaaaagatGGAGGTTCAGTGGGTGAGAGCAGTGAAAGACTAAAAGCTACTATAGAGTTatacagataggtagagagataagGTCAGAgcaagtgtatgtttgtatgtgatgtacatatgtatgtacatatatacatgtatgtaagtatgtactggTCAAAAGCAACAAGAAAAATTTTTGATATTGAA
This region of Octopus sinensis unplaced genomic scaffold, ASM634580v1 Contig03824, whole genome shotgun sequence genomic DNA includes:
- the LOC115227490 gene encoding protein ABHD13 produces the protein MNAYGLYTSLGCNVLMVEYRGYGKSQGSPSEMGLYQDAEVAMDFLLRHSQISRDKIVVFGRSLGGAVAIYLASHPYYSQHIHSVFIENTFTSLPEIGAVVIGIPIIGLLPYWCFKNQFPSIKRVPKITVPVMYLSGLTDNLIPPRMMKMLFESTVNSPLKRMALFDNGTHNETWLCPGYYECILNFIAEVSKWRSTSALTNYSDVLTKIV